In a genomic window of Mucilaginibacter sp. KACC 22063:
- a CDS encoding ATP-binding protein: MKNVDVAALKKIEVLSNVPDDQLQWLIDVGTVREIAVGDVIFKQGDPFDSVFIILSGRFKFMLMIGDKIKELDTVEAGVVTGYLPFSRGTVAKGYGSCIKDAVVLQVPAEEFKKSVSQRYEIIEALVHVMTTRVRSFTAQQQQNEKMYALGKLSAGLAHELNNPASAIVSNAANLTNHLKQLPLLFKNIAAYCPDDDQLMHIQDLIIATENNPKSGLLSLMERSALEDDMIDWLEDHGIDDVVLAQNLADEGVMLQALDHLSQKIPQEHLSSALSYIDYQLTVTRMVNDIKQASQRISTLVGAVKNYSHMDRGGDKQMVDINNGIETTLTILNHKFRKGNITINKHFDANLPQVRGMAGELNQVWTNIIDNAIDAVEEQPNGRIDITTELDDNCVKVIIKDNGPGIPEDVQSHIFDPFFTTKQIGKGTGLGLEVVTRICTHHHGSVKVDSKPGATSFTITLPITND, translated from the coding sequence ATGAAAAATGTAGATGTGGCGGCGCTCAAAAAAATTGAAGTGCTCAGTAATGTTCCTGATGATCAGCTACAATGGCTGATAGATGTAGGCACTGTCAGGGAAATAGCTGTAGGTGATGTCATATTTAAACAGGGCGACCCATTTGATTCTGTGTTTATCATTCTGTCGGGCAGGTTTAAATTCATGCTAATGATAGGCGATAAAATAAAGGAGCTTGATACGGTAGAAGCAGGTGTGGTAACAGGTTATCTTCCGTTTTCAAGAGGTACGGTAGCCAAGGGGTATGGCAGTTGTATTAAAGATGCCGTTGTTTTACAGGTACCGGCCGAAGAATTTAAGAAGAGTGTAAGCCAGCGTTATGAAATCATAGAAGCGCTGGTACATGTGATGACAACAAGGGTACGTTCATTTACGGCACAGCAGCAGCAAAACGAGAAAATGTATGCGTTGGGAAAATTGTCTGCAGGTCTGGCTCATGAACTGAATAATCCGGCATCGGCAATTGTAAGCAATGCCGCAAACCTGACGAATCATTTAAAACAGCTTCCATTGTTGTTTAAAAACATCGCTGCTTATTGCCCGGATGATGATCAGCTGATGCATATACAGGATCTGATCATTGCTACAGAAAATAACCCCAAATCAGGGCTGCTGAGCCTGATGGAAAGATCGGCATTGGAAGATGATATGATTGATTGGCTGGAAGATCATGGCATTGATGATGTTGTACTTGCGCAAAACCTGGCAGATGAAGGAGTGATGCTGCAAGCCCTTGATCACCTGTCGCAAAAAATACCGCAGGAGCATCTGAGTTCGGCATTAAGTTACATTGATTATCAGCTGACCGTTACCCGTATGGTCAACGATATAAAGCAGGCTTCGCAGCGGATATCTACTTTAGTAGGAGCGGTTAAAAATTACAGCCACATGGACCGTGGCGGCGACAAGCAGATGGTTGACATTAACAATGGCATTGAAACTACGCTTACCATATTAAATCATAAATTCAGAAAGGGCAATATCACCATTAATAAACACTTTGATGCTAACCTGCCGCAGGTGCGCGGAATGGCAGGCGAACTGAACCAGGTATGGACCAATATTATTGATAACGCCATAGATGCAGTTGAAGAGCAGCCGAACGGGAGGATAGATATTACAACCGAGCTGGATGATAACTGTGTAAAAGTTATTATTAAAGATAATGGTCCCGGTATACCTGAAGATGTACAGTCGCATATCTTTGATCCGTTTTTTACAACCAAGCAAATAGGAAAGGGCACCGGTTTAGGGCTGGAAGTGGTGACCCGAATTTGTACGCACCATCACGGCTCTGTGAAGGTAGACTCAAAACCTGGGGCTACCTCCTTTACCATTACCTTACCTATTACCAACGATTAA
- a CDS encoding PAS domain S-box protein, which translates to MPAIVNHAHIFHLSPTPTIILLPDYPDFTIADINAAYLKIASIDPSELIGKPFIKALQNSPYQNFPEGNEQLQKVLETKKTQESPVREYKFPSEKGGYNTRYFHISNVPALNSDGEVELIIRSATDITETVVSRQKEERIKTTLLETNLLMEQGQEMANFGNWRWDVVENKVSWSETLYHIYGLDKNSFKATFEGYQELLHPDDRELVFKSITGALQNKQDVMFEERIIRPNGEIRYLKSWGKVQTDDAGNPITMIGACLDITDTKIAETTLKFMHGELEQHMQTLAASEKKYSDLFHLSPLPMWVLDVDTFRFLDVNDAALTNYGYSRDEFLAMSATSLLLPEDIKSVTARVRSNSDNYNIITRHVKKNGELIKVSIQSKLLPPGGKPARIVLANDITERQNYVAEIEKQNQQLQEIAWIQSHVVRVPLARIMGLLELYRIYQDSEIDRQELINIITLSANELDDIIKGLCTKIEEVSNHKIKK; encoded by the coding sequence ATGCCTGCAATAGTGAACCATGCCCATATTTTTCACCTGTCTCCCACACCTACAATTATACTTTTACCAGATTACCCTGATTTTACAATAGCAGATATAAATGCTGCTTACTTAAAAATAGCCAGTATCGATCCTTCTGAATTAATCGGAAAACCTTTTATTAAAGCACTTCAGAATAGCCCTTACCAAAATTTCCCTGAAGGCAATGAACAATTGCAAAAAGTACTTGAAACTAAAAAAACGCAGGAATCACCCGTAAGGGAATATAAATTCCCTTCGGAAAAGGGAGGATATAACACGCGCTATTTTCACATAAGCAACGTACCAGCATTGAATAGTGATGGTGAGGTAGAACTGATTATACGTTCGGCTACTGATATTACCGAAACCGTTGTCAGCCGTCAAAAAGAAGAGCGGATAAAGACCACACTATTAGAAACCAATTTATTAATGGAGCAGGGCCAGGAAATGGCAAACTTTGGAAATTGGCGATGGGATGTTGTTGAGAATAAAGTAAGTTGGTCTGAAACGCTTTACCATATTTACGGCTTAGATAAAAATTCATTTAAAGCCACTTTTGAAGGTTATCAGGAACTGCTGCACCCCGATGACCGGGAACTTGTTTTTAAAAGCATTACCGGCGCATTGCAAAATAAACAGGACGTAATGTTTGAGGAAAGAATTATAAGGCCCAATGGCGAAATAAGGTACCTGAAATCGTGGGGTAAAGTACAGACAGATGATGCAGGCAACCCGATAACCATGATAGGCGCCTGCCTAGACATAACCGATACTAAAATAGCCGAAACTACTCTCAAATTTATGCACGGGGAGCTTGAACAGCATATGCAAACCCTTGCTGCTTCAGAAAAGAAATACAGCGATCTTTTTCATCTGAGCCCATTGCCAATGTGGGTTCTGGATGTGGATACATTTAGATTCTTAGATGTAAACGATGCGGCCCTCACTAATTATGGCTATTCGCGGGATGAGTTTTTAGCAATGAGTGCCACCAGCCTTTTACTTCCGGAAGACATTAAAAGCGTTACAGCGCGTGTAAGGTCTAACAGCGACAATTATAACATCATCACCAGGCACGTAAAGAAAAATGGGGAACTGATTAAAGTAAGTATCCAAAGCAAACTGTTGCCGCCCGGCGGAAAACCGGCACGTATTGTTTTAGCGAATGATATTACAGAACGGCAAAACTATGTGGCCGAGATCGAAAAACAAAATCAGCAGTTACAGGAAATTGCATGGATACAATCGCACGTGGTAAGAGTACCCCTTGCCCGAATAATGGGCCTACTTGAGCTTTATAGAATTTACCAGGATTCGGAGATCGACCGGCAGGAACTCATCAATATTATCACGCTCTCGGCAAATGAACTTGATGATATTATTAAGGGTTTGTGCACCAAAATTGAAGAAGTATCAAACCACAAAATAAAGAAGTAA
- a CDS encoding histone H1 — protein sequence MENFQKIKDLVATAEKDAQAFYDKGNKAAGTRLRNALQQLKNLATDVRKEVTEKKNSSKD from the coding sequence ATGGAGAACTTTCAGAAAATTAAAGACCTGGTAGCTACTGCTGAGAAAGATGCACAAGCATTTTATGACAAAGGAAACAAAGCAGCTGGTACCCGTTTACGTAATGCTTTACAGCAATTAAAAAACCTTGCTACTGACGTTCGTAAAGAGGTAACCGAAAAGAAAAACTCATCAAAAGACTAA
- a CDS encoding DoxX family protein, whose protein sequence is MEQQTVKNIARIALGTNLVFAGISHLTFARKAFRAQVPDWVPLKKDDTVVLSGYAEIALGSALLFTPKKHQETVGKVAAGFFAAVFPGNIAQYTNHRSAFGLDTDGKRLTRLFFQPLLIYWALKSTSKS, encoded by the coding sequence ATGGAACAACAAACAGTAAAAAACATAGCCAGAATAGCATTAGGTACAAATCTGGTTTTTGCAGGTATAAGCCACCTTACTTTTGCAAGAAAAGCATTCAGGGCACAGGTGCCGGATTGGGTTCCGCTTAAAAAGGACGATACCGTTGTACTTTCTGGTTATGCCGAAATTGCATTAGGCAGCGCATTGCTTTTTACTCCTAAAAAACATCAGGAAACAGTTGGTAAAGTTGCAGCCGGATTTTTTGCGGCTGTTTTTCCGGGCAATATTGCACAGTATACCAATCACCGAAGTGCATTTGGCTTAGATACCGATGGTAAACGTTTAACCCGCTTATTTTTTCAGCCTTTATTAATTTACTGGGCTTTAAAGAGTACATCCAAAAGCTAA
- a CDS encoding LutC/YkgG family protein, whose product MNSREKILAAVAANQPDLVPLPDISPLNFSQDGLLEKLTSILTTTGSNVIPAANYQEIAEYINANYPEAKIVSPLAELESGRLTRYDTTNGIDFQDVELAIIKGHFAVAENGAIWVTEDHMLHRALPFITQHLIIVIEGKSIVPNMHEAYQTIGNSTYGFGTFISGPSKTADIEQSLVIGAHGARSLTVFLLP is encoded by the coding sequence ATGAACAGCAGAGAAAAGATATTAGCCGCAGTAGCTGCCAATCAGCCTGATCTTGTACCATTGCCGGATATCAGTCCATTAAACTTCTCGCAAGATGGGCTTTTAGAAAAGTTAACTTCTATTCTTACAACTACCGGCAGCAATGTAATTCCTGCCGCAAATTATCAGGAAATAGCCGAATATATTAATGCTAACTACCCGGAGGCGAAAATAGTATCCCCTTTAGCTGAACTTGAAAGTGGCAGGCTTACCAGGTACGATACTACAAACGGGATTGACTTTCAGGATGTAGAGCTTGCCATTATAAAGGGTCATTTTGCTGTTGCCGAAAACGGTGCGATATGGGTGACAGAAGATCATATGCTGCACCGTGCATTACCTTTCATTACTCAACATCTGATTATTGTAATAGAAGGCAAAAGCATAGTACCCAACATGCACGAAGCCTATCAAACAATAGGCAATAGTACTTATGGCTTTGGTACGTTTATATCAGGCCCATCAAAAACAGCAGATATCGAACAATCATTAGTCATAGGCGCACACGGTGCCCGTAGCCTGACTGTGTTTTTGTTGCCCTAA
- a CDS encoding lactate utilization protein B, with protein MSAVTNKDHAELAEDFNRDENRVDWHDETLWWIRQKRDRIVHQIPDWELLRETASQIKHNVLSNMHSYLQQFEANALANGVHVHWALNAQEHNQIIRQLLKDKQITHMVKSKSMLTEECGLNEYLAEHGIEVIDSDLGERIVQLAKEPPSHIVLPCIHKKKEEIGDLFHMYLGTPSNVADPQILTEAARQHLREIFLTRRAALTGVNFAVAETGEFVVCTNEGNADMGAHLADIHIASMGIEKLIPERKHLGVFLRLLTRSATGQPITTYSSHFRKPRDGKEIHIVLVDNGRSEQLGRPDFRNSLKCIRCGACMNTCPVYRRSGGHSYHTAVAGPIGSILAPNLDMEKYADLPFASTLCGSCSNVCPVKIDIHDQLYKWRQVLVKKGYAPTAKKIGMQLMAATLSSPALYHTAGKAGRAALRYIPFAINNKLNPWYKHRDMPQAPKQSFRDWYLKNNS; from the coding sequence ATGAGTGCGGTTACTAATAAAGATCATGCGGAACTTGCTGAGGATTTTAACCGGGATGAGAACCGGGTAGACTGGCATGATGAAACCTTATGGTGGATCCGTCAAAAACGCGACCGCATTGTACACCAGATACCAGATTGGGAACTGCTTCGCGAAACCGCTTCGCAGATAAAGCATAATGTTTTATCAAACATGCACAGCTATTTACAGCAATTTGAAGCAAATGCTTTAGCCAATGGCGTGCATGTACACTGGGCCTTAAATGCACAGGAGCACAACCAGATTATACGTCAGCTATTAAAGGATAAACAGATCACCCACATGGTAAAAAGCAAATCGATGCTTACCGAAGAATGTGGATTAAATGAATACCTGGCTGAGCATGGCATAGAAGTAATTGACTCTGATCTGGGTGAACGGATTGTACAATTAGCTAAAGAGCCGCCAAGCCATATTGTATTGCCCTGTATCCATAAAAAGAAGGAAGAGATCGGCGACCTGTTCCACATGTATTTGGGTACGCCTTCAAACGTTGCCGATCCGCAAATATTAACAGAGGCCGCCCGTCAGCATTTACGGGAGATCTTTCTGACCAGGCGTGCAGCTTTAACAGGAGTAAACTTTGCCGTAGCCGAAACGGGCGAATTTGTAGTATGTACCAATGAAGGTAACGCCGATATGGGCGCACATCTGGCTGATATCCACATTGCCAGCATGGGTATAGAAAAGCTAATCCCCGAGCGTAAACACTTAGGTGTATTTTTAAGGCTACTGACCCGAAGTGCAACCGGCCAGCCGATAACTACTTATAGCAGCCACTTCAGAAAACCGCGTGATGGCAAAGAAATCCATATTGTGCTGGTTGACAATGGCCGCAGCGAACAGTTAGGCCGTCCTGATTTCAGGAACTCTTTAAAATGTATCAGGTGCGGAGCATGTATGAACACCTGCCCGGTTTATCGCAGAAGTGGAGGGCATAGCTACCATACGGCAGTGGCAGGGCCTATTGGTTCCATCCTGGCACCAAACCTTGATATGGAGAAATACGCTGATCTGCCTTTTGCATCAACCTTGTGCGGATCATGCTCTAATGTGTGCCCGGTTAAAATTGATATTCATGATCAGCTTTATAAATGGCGGCAGGTACTTGTAAAAAAAGGCTATGCACCCACCGCTAAAAAAATAGGGATGCAATTAATGGCAGCCACGCTTTCGTCGCCGGCCTTATATCATACAGCGGGAAAGGCGGGTCGTGCCGCACTTAGATATATTCCTTTTGCTATTAATAACAAGCTTAACCCGTGGTATAAGCACCGTGATATGCCGCAGGCACCTAAGCAATCATTCAGGGATTGGTACCTCAAGAATAACAGTTAA
- a CDS encoding (Fe-S)-binding protein encodes MRVGLFVPCYVDQFYPNAAIATLQLLRKLGVEVEYPLNQTCCGQPMANSGFEHLTNGCNELFVKNFSGFDYIVAPSGSCVLHVREHLHDKDETAAQEIRSKVYELTSFLTDILQVKQLKARFPHKVGMHQSCHGQRGLKLSQMSELVAPQFSKPGSLLNMVQDIELIELNRIDECCGFGGTFCVTEEAVSVKMGKDRVADHVKHGAEYITGVDMSCLMHMEGILNRQQSPVKVIHIAEILNAE; translated from the coding sequence ATGAGAGTCGGCTTGTTTGTTCCTTGTTATGTAGATCAGTTTTATCCCAATGCTGCAATTGCAACATTACAACTGCTCAGAAAGCTTGGAGTAGAAGTGGAATACCCGCTTAACCAGACTTGCTGCGGGCAGCCTATGGCTAATTCAGGTTTTGAACATCTTACCAATGGATGCAACGAGTTATTCGTCAAAAACTTTTCCGGCTTTGACTATATCGTAGCGCCATCAGGCAGTTGTGTACTGCATGTAAGAGAGCACCTGCATGATAAGGATGAAACTGCTGCTCAGGAAATAAGATCAAAGGTTTATGAGCTGACGTCTTTTCTGACCGATATTTTGCAAGTAAAGCAGCTAAAAGCCAGATTTCCTCATAAGGTTGGGATGCATCAAAGCTGCCACGGGCAACGGGGATTAAAGCTTTCGCAAATGAGCGAATTGGTTGCTCCGCAATTTTCTAAACCCGGCTCTTTGTTGAATATGGTTCAGGACATTGAACTGATCGAATTAAACCGGATAGACGAATGCTGCGGCTTTGGGGGTACGTTTTGCGTAACCGAAGAAGCTGTATCTGTAAAAATGGGAAAAGACCGTGTGGCTGATCATGTTAAACACGGCGCTGAATATATTACAGGCGTGGATATGTCATGCCTGATGCACATGGAAGGCATACTTAATCGCCAGCAAAGCCCGGTAAAAGTGATCCACATTGCAGAAATTTTAAACGCGGAGTGA
- a CDS encoding SDR family oxidoreductase — MDLLLQDKIIIVTGGARGIGKGISLALAKEGAIPVIVSRTEKENLITADEIKALGGKVDHIQAELTDPEQCKNAIATVIERHGRIDGLVNNAGENDGVGLENGSYEKFMSSLHKNLVHYYLAAHYALPELKKTQGPIVNITSKVADVGQGGTSAYAAANGGRNALTREWATELLPYNIRVNAVVVAECWTPLYERWINSLPEGQERLKSIIENIPLGKRMTTSEEIANNVAFLLSPVSSHTTGQIVYVDGGYVHLDRSLK, encoded by the coding sequence ATGGATCTTTTACTACAGGATAAAATAATAATTGTAACAGGCGGTGCACGCGGTATTGGCAAAGGCATTTCATTAGCCCTTGCTAAAGAAGGTGCCATACCGGTAATTGTAAGCAGGACAGAAAAAGAAAATCTGATCACTGCCGATGAAATTAAAGCATTGGGTGGCAAGGTTGATCATATACAGGCAGAGCTAACCGATCCTGAACAGTGTAAAAATGCAATCGCAACAGTTATCGAGCGCCATGGCCGTATTGATGGACTTGTAAATAATGCAGGCGAAAATGATGGCGTAGGGCTTGAAAATGGTAGCTACGAAAAATTTATGTCGTCACTGCATAAAAACCTGGTGCATTATTATCTGGCGGCACACTATGCATTGCCTGAACTGAAAAAAACACAGGGGCCAATTGTTAACATTACTTCAAAAGTTGCCGATGTTGGTCAGGGTGGCACTTCGGCTTATGCAGCTGCGAATGGTGGGCGTAATGCGCTTACCCGCGAGTGGGCTACCGAACTCTTACCTTATAACATCAGGGTAAACGCAGTAGTGGTTGCCGAATGCTGGACACCTTTATATGAGCGATGGATCAACTCATTGCCTGAAGGGCAGGAGCGGCTTAAATCTATCATCGAAAATATTCCTTTAGGCAAAAGAATGACCACCAGCGAAGAGATTGCTAATAATGTAGCATTTCTTTTATCCCCGGTATCAAGTCATACCACTGGTCAAATTGTATATGTAGATGGCGGTTATGTTCATTTGGACCGTTCATTAAAATAG
- a CDS encoding amidohydrolase family protein yields MLRIDTHQHFWLYNPVKDAWITDDMSVIQKDFLSGDIAPVLQYNDVAGCIAVQADQTEMETMFLLELAERNPFIAGVVGWVDLKADNLEERLAYFKQYKKLKGFRHILQAEPAEFMLEDKFKKGISKLNKYGYTYDLLIKPQHLKAAEELVSLYPNQRFVIDHMAKPLIKDKHLQPWADEITRLAACQNVYCKISGLLTEADWYNWQPSDFTAYLDVVFKAFGPSRIMFGSDWPVCMVAGGYNQFVKLLEEYLTRFTTAEQTLFWSENAINFYGLSNTLHKA; encoded by the coding sequence ATGCTAAGAATTGATACACATCAGCACTTCTGGCTGTATAACCCGGTAAAAGATGCATGGATTACAGATGATATGTCTGTAATACAAAAGGATTTCTTGTCCGGAGATATTGCACCCGTTTTACAATATAATGATGTGGCGGGCTGCATAGCGGTGCAGGCAGATCAGACTGAAATGGAAACCATGTTCCTGCTTGAGCTTGCAGAAAGAAATCCTTTTATTGCAGGTGTGGTAGGATGGGTTGACCTAAAGGCTGATAACTTAGAAGAAAGGCTTGCTTATTTTAAGCAATATAAAAAGCTAAAAGGTTTCAGGCATATCTTACAGGCAGAACCTGCTGAATTTATGCTCGAAGATAAGTTTAAGAAAGGTATCTCAAAATTAAATAAGTACGGTTATACCTATGACCTACTGATTAAACCTCAGCATTTAAAGGCTGCCGAAGAACTGGTATCGCTTTATCCTAACCAACGCTTTGTGATTGATCACATGGCTAAGCCGTTGATCAAGGATAAACACCTGCAACCATGGGCAGATGAAATTACCAGGCTTGCAGCGTGTCAAAACGTTTATTGCAAAATATCCGGGCTGCTTACAGAGGCAGACTGGTACAACTGGCAACCATCAGATTTTACAGCTTATCTGGATGTCGTTTTTAAAGCCTTTGGCCCTTCGCGTATCATGTTTGGCTCAGACTGGCCGGTATGTATGGTGGCGGGTGGCTACAATCAGTTTGTGAAATTGCTGGAAGAGTATCTTACCCGGTTTACAACTGCCGAACAAACTTTGTTCTGGAGCGAAAACGCAATTAATTTTTACGGTTTATCAAATACTTTACACAAAGCATAA
- a CDS encoding fumarylacetoacetate hydrolase family protein codes for MKLIRYGEPGKEKTGVNIDGVNYDTSAFGEDYNEQFFENDGLNRLKKYLDENKVQLQKIADSERIGSPVARPSKIVCIGLNYKDHAEETGAPMPPEPVIFFKSTTALTGPFDNVIIPKNSVKSDWEVELAIVIGKKASYVEESEALDYVAGYCLHNDVSEREFQMERNGTWDKGKGCDTFAPIGPWLVTPDEVSDVHNLRLWLKLNGETVQDGSTSNLIFNVPFLIAYVSQFMTLLPGDVISTGTPAGVGLGMKPPVYLKPGDVMELGIDGLGTAKQQAVAYAKN; via the coding sequence ATGAAACTGATAAGATACGGTGAGCCGGGTAAAGAAAAAACCGGTGTTAATATAGATGGTGTTAATTATGATACTTCTGCTTTTGGCGAAGATTATAACGAACAGTTTTTTGAGAACGACGGCCTTAACAGACTGAAAAAATATCTTGATGAAAATAAGGTTCAGTTACAAAAGATCGCGGATAGCGAGCGCATCGGTAGCCCGGTAGCAAGGCCATCTAAAATTGTATGTATAGGCCTTAACTATAAAGACCATGCAGAAGAAACCGGAGCGCCAATGCCGCCAGAGCCTGTTATCTTCTTCAAATCTACTACAGCCCTTACCGGCCCTTTCGATAATGTGATCATCCCTAAAAATTCAGTTAAATCTGATTGGGAAGTTGAGTTGGCTATCGTGATCGGTAAAAAAGCATCTTATGTAGAAGAAAGTGAAGCCCTTGATTATGTAGCCGGTTACTGCCTGCATAATGACGTTTCGGAACGTGAATTTCAGATGGAAAGAAACGGTACCTGGGATAAAGGTAAAGGCTGCGATACATTTGCACCTATTGGCCCGTGGCTGGTAACACCTGACGAAGTTTCGGATGTGCATAACCTGCGTTTATGGTTAAAACTGAATGGCGAAACCGTACAGGACGGCAGTACATCGAACCTGATTTTTAACGTGCCATTCTTGATTGCTTACGTTAGCCAGTTTATGACCTTGCTACCGGGTGATGTTATTTCAACAGGAACACCTGCAGGGGTAGGTTTAGGTATGAAACCGCCTGTTTATCTAAAGCCGGGTGATGTGATGGAATTGGGCATTGATGGTTTAGGTACCGCAAAACAGCAAGCTGTAGCTTATGCTAAGAATTGA
- a CDS encoding SDR family NAD(P)-dependent oxidoreductase has product MFSLKNKSAIITGGGSGIGKAIATLFAKQGAIVHIIELNIDAAEETAAQSRKSGFAAYAYQADVSNQQQIADLIEKIGQVNILVNNAGIAHVGNVENTSEADFDRVFNVNVRGAYNMLHAVVPFMKANDGGVILNLASIASSVGITDRFAYSMSKGAIYSMSLSVARDYMADNIRCNTISPARVHTPFVDGFIAKNYPGKEAEIFEKLSKSQPIGRMGTPEEVAHLALYLCSDEASFITGNDYPIDGGFIKLNN; this is encoded by the coding sequence ATGTTTAGCTTAAAAAATAAATCGGCTATTATTACAGGCGGCGGAAGCGGTATAGGCAAGGCCATTGCCACGCTTTTTGCAAAACAGGGAGCTATTGTACATATCATTGAATTAAACATAGATGCTGCTGAGGAAACTGCCGCGCAATCAAGGAAATCTGGCTTTGCTGCTTATGCATACCAGGCAGATGTAAGCAATCAGCAGCAGATAGCAGACCTGATTGAAAAAATAGGTCAAGTGAATATTTTAGTTAACAATGCAGGTATTGCCCATGTGGGTAATGTTGAAAATACTTCTGAAGCTGATTTTGACAGAGTTTTTAATGTAAACGTTAGAGGTGCTTACAACATGTTGCATGCTGTTGTCCCTTTTATGAAAGCAAATGATGGTGGTGTTATCCTTAATCTTGCATCTATAGCTTCGTCGGTTGGTATTACTGACAGGTTTGCTTATTCAATGAGCAAGGGCGCTATTTATTCCATGAGTTTGTCTGTTGCAAGAGATTACATGGCTGATAACATCCGTTGCAATACCATTTCGCCAGCGCGCGTGCATACTCCATTTGTGGATGGGTTTATTGCAAAGAACTATCCCGGAAAAGAAGCGGAGATATTCGAAAAACTCTCAAAAAGCCAGCCAATTGGCCGTATGGGTACACCGGAAGAGGTGGCTCATTTAGCCCTTTACTTATGCTCTGATGAAGCATCATTCATCACAGGAAACGATTACCCTATTGATGGCGGATTTATAAAACTGAACAACTAA